One window of Pseudacidobacterium ailaaui genomic DNA carries:
- the kdsB gene encoding 3-deoxy-manno-octulosonate cytidylyltransferase, whose translation MQKKERILGVIPARLASTRLPRKVLREIAGEPMLAWVYRAARSCSRLDELLIATDSDEVMEFAHSRSFPAIFTPADCASGSDRVHAVAQSIPADIYVNIQGDEPMLRPEHLEALLQPMTRPEVEVATISTPCPPERIEDPNTVKVVTAADGRALYFSRAAIPFDRDRSGTVAYQKHLGLYAYRKSALHRFPTLPSRRLEQAEKLEQLRFLENGISIYVTSQPYDTIGVDTEEDLRAAEPFLLQRRPS comes from the coding sequence TTGCAGAAAAAAGAACGCATCCTGGGCGTGATTCCCGCGCGGCTTGCCTCTACCCGCCTGCCGCGCAAGGTGTTGCGCGAAATTGCCGGAGAGCCGATGCTTGCCTGGGTCTATCGCGCGGCCCGTTCCTGCTCCCGTCTGGATGAACTCCTGATTGCCACCGATTCGGATGAAGTCATGGAATTTGCGCATTCACGCAGCTTCCCGGCCATCTTTACTCCCGCCGATTGCGCCAGCGGGTCTGATCGCGTCCATGCTGTCGCCCAATCCATTCCCGCAGATATCTATGTAAATATCCAGGGCGACGAACCCATGCTGCGGCCAGAACATCTGGAAGCATTATTGCAGCCCATGACGCGGCCTGAGGTCGAAGTGGCCACCATCTCCACTCCCTGTCCCCCGGAACGGATCGAGGACCCCAACACTGTGAAAGTCGTCACCGCTGCAGATGGCCGCGCGCTTTACTTTTCCCGCGCCGCCATTCCCTTTGACCGGGACCGGTCCGGGACCGTGGCTTACCAGAAACACCTTGGCCTCTATGCCTACCGGAAAAGCGCACTCCATCGCTTTCCCACCCTGCCTTCCAGAAGGTTGGAGCAGGCGGAAAAATTGGAGCAGCTGCGCTTTCTTGAAAACGGCATCTCCATCTATGTGACCTCCCAGCCCTATGACACGATTGGCGTCGATACGGAAGAAGACCTCCGGGCAGCCGAACCATTCCTTTTACAGCGGCGGCCCTCCTAG
- a CDS encoding GH39 family glycosyl hydrolase — translation MAALDGWKRKISALLLFSFFALLLKAQDRPVTITVHADQSEGPYTPIWNYFGADEPNYVYAANGLKLLRELGHLGPVPVYFRTHNLFTTGNGEASLKWGSTNVYTEKSDGTPVYDWTITDKIFDAFQTAHIRPLVEIGFMPEALSTHPEPYRHHFPHGDVFTGWSYPPKDEAKWSALVTTYVKHLRQRYGDSIHTWLWEVWNEPDIAYWHGTPEEYDRLYDTTAAAIRQVLPQARIGGPEVTGVRPGRSEAFLRQFLEHCASGRNYATGKLGAPLDFISYHPKGSPKFINGHVQMDIGEQLRAVDYGMRVIASYPQWKNTPIILGESDPEGCAACKGSQNGYRNGPLYGVSVAEAIARTYELARKNNLHIEGAVTWAFEFEDQPYFAGFRELATHGIDKAVMNVFRMYGKLAGNWVQVESTGALPVEEVLEHSLRGQPDINAVATRHGHELNVLLWNYHDDDVAAPSTDIVVSVSGLPARGVRVQEFRMDRDHSNAYAVWQAMGSPQHLTAAQQRQLIRSGKLQMAEQIRLQNAVLRLALPRQGVALLHFSW, via the coding sequence GTGGCCGCTCTGGATGGATGGAAACGCAAAATCTCTGCTCTGCTTCTCTTTTCTTTCTTTGCTTTGTTGTTAAAAGCGCAGGACCGTCCCGTCACCATTACCGTCCACGCAGACCAGAGCGAAGGCCCTTATACTCCCATCTGGAACTATTTCGGCGCGGATGAGCCCAACTACGTCTATGCTGCAAATGGCCTGAAGCTGCTCCGGGAGTTGGGCCATCTGGGCCCTGTGCCCGTCTACTTCCGGACGCACAATCTCTTTACTACAGGCAATGGGGAAGCCTCTCTAAAATGGGGCTCTACCAATGTGTATACGGAGAAGTCCGACGGCACTCCCGTCTATGACTGGACCATCACAGATAAAATCTTCGACGCATTCCAGACGGCGCACATTCGTCCACTGGTTGAGATCGGCTTCATGCCGGAAGCGCTCTCTACCCACCCTGAGCCGTACCGCCATCACTTCCCTCATGGCGATGTCTTTACAGGCTGGAGTTATCCGCCCAAAGACGAGGCCAAATGGAGTGCGCTGGTGACCACCTACGTGAAGCATCTGCGCCAGCGCTATGGAGACAGCATCCATACCTGGCTATGGGAGGTCTGGAATGAGCCGGACATTGCCTACTGGCACGGCACGCCAGAAGAATACGACAGGCTTTACGACACGACTGCTGCCGCCATCCGCCAGGTACTGCCTCAAGCCAGAATTGGCGGGCCGGAAGTAACAGGGGTCCGTCCGGGAAGGTCCGAAGCCTTCCTGCGGCAGTTTCTCGAACACTGCGCCAGCGGCAGGAACTACGCCACTGGAAAACTGGGCGCGCCCCTCGATTTCATCAGCTACCACCCCAAGGGCAGTCCGAAGTTTATCAACGGACATGTACAGATGGACATCGGCGAACAACTGCGTGCGGTGGATTACGGCATGAGAGTCATCGCCTCCTACCCGCAATGGAAGAACACTCCCATCATCCTGGGCGAATCGGACCCAGAAGGATGCGCTGCATGCAAAGGTAGCCAGAACGGCTACAGAAATGGTCCCCTTTACGGCGTCAGCGTGGCGGAGGCGATAGCCCGGACCTACGAACTCGCCCGGAAAAACAACCTGCACATCGAAGGAGCCGTCACCTGGGCATTTGAATTTGAAGACCAGCCCTATTTCGCTGGCTTCCGCGAGCTGGCGACCCACGGCATCGATAAGGCCGTGATGAACGTCTTCCGCATGTACGGCAAACTGGCGGGAAACTGGGTGCAGGTGGAAAGCACGGGCGCTTTGCCTGTCGAAGAGGTCCTTGAGCACAGCTTGCGTGGGCAGCCGGACATCAATGCCGTTGCTACACGACATGGCCATGAGCTGAACGTGCTCCTGTGGAATTACCACGACGATGATGTGGCTGCTCCCTCCACAGACATTGTGGTTTCTGTCTCCGGGCTTCCGGCCCGTGGAGTACGTGTCCAGGAATTTCGCATGGACCGGGACCACAGCAATGCTTATGCGGTCTGGCAGGCAATGGGCAGCCCGCAGCATCTGACGGCGGCGCAGCAGCGGCAACTGATACGTTCTGGCAAATTACAGATGGCAGAACAGATACGGCTTCAGAATGCAGTCCTGCGCCTGGCCCTGCCGCGCCAGGGGGTCGCCCTGCTTCATTTTTCCTGGTAG
- a CDS encoding FMN-dependent NADH-azoreductase, with product MANLLLIESSPRAASVSSAVAAEYVAKWQQKHPDGKVVRRNVAVNPMPHITEAWIAAAYTPAEARTPEQQQLLALSDTLIDELEAADTIVIAAPMHNFGISAHLKTWIDQIVRPGRTFAFAAEGFKGLLDENKRVIVVMSRGGAYTGSSPYNFLDQQAPYLRTVLGFIGLKAIEWVYAENQSRGPEAAEQGFQAGVASVLALA from the coding sequence ATGGCGAACCTTCTGTTGATTGAATCCAGTCCCCGCGCGGCTTCGGTTTCCAGCGCCGTGGCGGCCGAATATGTCGCGAAATGGCAGCAAAAACATCCGGATGGCAAGGTGGTGCGTCGCAATGTTGCAGTCAACCCTATGCCTCACATTACGGAGGCATGGATTGCAGCGGCCTACACTCCGGCCGAAGCCCGCACCCCGGAGCAGCAGCAGCTACTGGCGCTTTCTGACACATTGATTGACGAGCTAGAGGCGGCCGACACCATTGTCATTGCCGCGCCCATGCACAATTTCGGCATCTCGGCCCACCTGAAGACCTGGATTGACCAGATTGTCCGCCCAGGCCGCACCTTTGCCTTCGCAGCAGAAGGCTTCAAGGGCCTTCTGGACGAGAACAAAAGGGTCATCGTGGTGATGTCTCGTGGAGGGGCCTATACTGGCAGCTCTCCTTACAATTTTCTCGACCAGCAGGCACCCTATCTTCGCACTGTCCTTGGCTTCATCGGCTTAAAGGCGATTGAATGGGTGTATGCCGAAAACCAGAGCCGGGGACCGGAGGCCGCCGAACAGGGCTTCCAGGCGGGCGTCGCGTCCGTCCTGGCGCTGGCATAA
- the alaS gene encoding alanine--tRNA ligase, whose protein sequence is MQSRSGNEIREMFLRFFETKGHRRVHSSSLVPANDPTLLFTNAGMNQFKDVFLGLEQRDYSRATTSQKCVRAGGKHNDLENVGFTRRHHTFFEMLGNFSFGDYFKKEAIAYAWELVTSPEWFGIPKDRLYVTIFKGENGVPRDEEAYNLWLAQGVPADRIHEYGMKDNFWQMGDTGPCGPCSEIFYDMGIEASETGEDRPFGQDDSRYVEIWNLVFMQFDRNAQGELNLLPKPSIDTGAGLERMAAVLQGKISNFETDLFTPLIERAAELTGHSAGNPAARQTNGSVLTGNASLRIIADHARAATFLISDGVLPSNEGRGYVLRKILRRGIRHGRLLGQEKPFMCQMVFAVRDEMQNAYPELKESADRVSKVIEAEERQFARVLEVGSRQLQSALQQGSLDGKTAFHLYETYGLPLDFMMDAARDAGAHFDLEGFERARAEEQARARASWKGGTKQSANPVFRELPKTEFEGYRQLTSTGCEVLAIIKDGQGVPSASPGDTVEVVLDHTSFYADSGGQIGDHGWLYSEDHNSVVADVSGCTKPVQGIFAHKTVLRQPLKLGDKVDTVVDGNFRAAVRRNHTGTHLLHAALREVLGKHVKQAGSLVEPNRLRFDFSHFTSIADEELQDIEDLINKEVLANTPVQTLEDVPIDVAINEYHAMALFGEKYGEKVRVVKIGDFSTELCGGTHTGATGEIGVVKLLGEGSVSSGVRRVEAVTGFGALHEFRRDFAVAQLASQLAPNVDLSPAEALRQRLSAQEEELKKLRRELEQMRMKSAASAVSDAASQAIEVNGIKVLAQRVDSLDRGQMRTLVDNLRQKLGSGVVVLGSAQEEGKVALIVGVTKDLTGKVQAGKLVGQIAKIVGGSGGGRPDMAEAGGKDAAQLDAALQSASKIVAELAG, encoded by the coding sequence ATGCAATCCCGTTCCGGTAACGAAATCCGAGAGATGTTTCTGCGTTTTTTTGAGACGAAGGGCCACCGCCGCGTGCATTCGTCTTCTCTGGTCCCTGCCAATGACCCCACTCTGCTCTTCACCAACGCTGGCATGAACCAGTTCAAAGATGTCTTTCTCGGGTTGGAGCAGCGTGACTACTCCCGCGCCACCACTTCACAGAAGTGCGTCCGTGCCGGTGGCAAGCACAATGACCTGGAAAACGTCGGCTTCACGCGCCGCCACCATACTTTCTTCGAGATGCTGGGCAACTTCAGCTTTGGCGACTACTTCAAGAAAGAAGCCATTGCCTATGCCTGGGAGCTGGTCACCTCGCCGGAATGGTTCGGCATCCCTAAGGACCGTCTTTACGTGACCATCTTCAAGGGTGAGAACGGTGTCCCGCGTGACGAGGAAGCCTACAATCTGTGGCTCGCACAGGGAGTACCCGCCGACCGCATCCATGAATACGGCATGAAGGACAACTTCTGGCAGATGGGCGACACCGGCCCCTGCGGTCCCTGTTCGGAGATCTTCTATGACATGGGCATCGAGGCCAGCGAGACCGGAGAAGACAGGCCCTTTGGCCAGGACGATTCGCGCTACGTCGAAATCTGGAACCTGGTCTTTATGCAGTTTGACCGTAATGCCCAGGGCGAATTGAACCTGCTGCCCAAACCTTCCATTGATACCGGCGCCGGTCTTGAACGCATGGCAGCCGTGCTCCAGGGAAAGATCTCTAATTTCGAGACCGACTTGTTCACGCCGCTGATTGAGCGGGCAGCGGAGCTGACGGGGCATTCAGCCGGTAACCCAGCGGCCCGGCAAACCAACGGTTCTGTTCTGACCGGCAATGCCTCGCTGCGCATCATCGCCGACCACGCCCGCGCGGCCACTTTTCTCATCTCTGACGGCGTTCTCCCTTCCAATGAAGGTCGCGGTTATGTGCTGCGCAAGATCCTTCGCCGTGGCATCCGTCATGGCCGTCTGCTTGGGCAGGAGAAGCCCTTCATGTGCCAGATGGTCTTCGCCGTCCGCGATGAAATGCAGAACGCTTATCCCGAGCTAAAGGAAAGCGCAGACCGCGTCTCCAAGGTCATCGAGGCCGAAGAGCGGCAGTTTGCGCGGGTGCTTGAGGTGGGATCTCGCCAGCTCCAGTCGGCCCTGCAGCAAGGTTCTCTGGATGGCAAGACCGCTTTCCATCTTTACGAGACGTACGGCCTGCCCCTTGACTTCATGATGGACGCGGCCCGCGACGCAGGGGCCCACTTCGACCTCGAAGGCTTTGAGCGCGCACGCGCCGAAGAGCAGGCCCGTGCCCGCGCTTCCTGGAAGGGCGGAACGAAGCAATCGGCCAACCCGGTCTTCCGCGAGCTGCCTAAAACCGAATTTGAAGGCTATCGCCAACTCACCTCCACCGGATGCGAAGTCCTCGCCATCATCAAAGACGGGCAGGGCGTACCGTCGGCAAGTCCTGGCGATACAGTGGAAGTCGTGCTCGACCACACCAGCTTCTATGCTGACTCTGGCGGACAGATTGGCGACCACGGCTGGCTCTATTCCGAGGATCACAACTCCGTCGTTGCCGATGTGAGCGGATGCACCAAGCCCGTCCAAGGCATCTTCGCCCACAAGACCGTGCTGCGCCAGCCGCTGAAGTTGGGCGACAAGGTAGATACAGTTGTAGATGGCAATTTCCGCGCTGCTGTGCGCCGCAACCATACAGGGACACATTTGCTCCATGCCGCGCTGCGCGAAGTGCTGGGAAAACACGTCAAACAGGCCGGCTCTCTCGTCGAACCGAACCGTCTGCGCTTTGACTTCTCGCACTTTACTTCGATTGCCGACGAAGAGCTTCAGGACATCGAAGACCTCATCAACAAAGAGGTTCTTGCCAACACCCCGGTCCAGACCCTGGAAGACGTGCCCATCGATGTAGCCATCAATGAGTACCATGCGATGGCGCTCTTTGGCGAAAAGTACGGCGAGAAGGTGCGCGTGGTGAAGATCGGCGACTTCTCCACCGAGCTCTGCGGTGGCACACATACCGGCGCGACAGGCGAAATTGGCGTGGTCAAACTGCTTGGCGAGGGCAGTGTGTCCTCCGGTGTGCGCCGCGTCGAGGCCGTCACCGGATTTGGCGCCTTGCACGAGTTCCGCCGCGACTTTGCCGTCGCGCAGCTTGCTTCGCAGCTTGCTCCCAATGTTGATCTGTCTCCTGCAGAAGCACTTCGGCAGAGGCTCTCCGCGCAGGAAGAAGAACTCAAAAAGCTCCGCCGCGAGCTGGAGCAGATGCGCATGAAATCCGCCGCTTCCGCCGTGTCCGACGCCGCCAGCCAGGCCATCGAAGTCAACGGAATCAAAGTGCTGGCCCAGCGCGTGGATTCCCTGGACCGCGGACAGATGCGCACCCTGGTAGACAATCTGCGCCAGAAACTCGGCTCTGGAGTGGTCGTGCTTGGCTCCGCGCAGGAAGAAGGCAAGGTGGCGCTGATTGTCGGCGTGACGAAAGACCTCACCGGAAAAGTACAGGCGGGCAAGCTGGTCGGCCAGATTGCAAAAATCGTCGGCGGTTCCGGAGGTGGACGGCCGGACATGGCCGAAGCCGGCGGCAAGGACGCAGCGCAGCTGGATGCCGCCCTGCAAAGTGCTTCAAAAATCGTCGCCGAGCTCGCTGGGTGA
- a CDS encoding N-acetylmuramoyl-L-alanine amidase, whose amino-acid sequence MPHPYRTGGRTLFLCLLLACASSAFAAQHTPLSPYEKAQRMREALEGRPEQQRTRRDYERVLNAYRSIYHSDPASPKADASISAVAELLAEQGRIFQDEKSLHDAIGQYEFLRKQYPASRFRYSALLTEGEIYLHDLDDRASAKAVFQQFLRLYPKNSLAEQARQELSNIHKQEIAAKHRKPTSAQAKQSPGAKPLEKPPSTPEAENASVRSTGDLSRPQPAAATDSRRAQEPAEGPRLSDAAMNAPPPPPRKGRLPLVTGIRHWSTPVYTRVAIDLQDEVQYEASRVPDPDRIFFDLHGARLAPELVGKSVEVTDDGFLKRVRAAQFSNDVTRIVLDVSDVSEYSAFLLPNPWRLIIDVHGKKPGTAPLAASAQPAQNSPSGQPSRTEEHPPAPQIAAQKKPLPSPSQPAPSTPVQQQDSSSAKDIAALDRQPNRVKATRHPTTAPVVQTVAGTKPEEQPNEWEALRNTPPPQPAKRSGKATRTADANALPAHEAQPTATGERSMVRALGLKIGRIVVDAGHGGHDSGTLGPGGIEEKDVVLDVALRLGKLLRQRLGADVIYTRDDDTFIPLETRTAIANKAQADLFISVHANSSQDPSARGVETYYLNFTTSADALEVAARENAVSDQSIHQLSDLVKKIALQDKISESREFATDVQESLFAGLQSGNPGLKDRGVKKAPFVVLIGANMPSILAEISFLTNPDDARELRDPEYRQRIAESLYRGVARYVSSLSGVRIAQNESHSSGN is encoded by the coding sequence ATGCCGCATCCTTACCGAACTGGAGGACGCACGCTTTTTTTGTGCCTTCTGCTGGCCTGCGCGTCTTCAGCATTTGCGGCACAGCATACGCCACTTTCTCCTTATGAAAAGGCCCAGCGAATGCGCGAAGCGCTCGAAGGCCGTCCGGAGCAGCAGCGTACCCGTCGCGATTACGAGCGGGTCCTGAATGCCTATCGCTCCATCTATCACAGTGACCCGGCCTCGCCCAAGGCAGACGCCAGCATCTCCGCAGTGGCGGAACTCCTCGCCGAACAGGGACGCATCTTTCAGGACGAAAAATCGCTGCATGACGCCATCGGACAATACGAGTTCCTGCGCAAGCAGTATCCTGCCAGCCGCTTTCGTTACAGCGCCCTGCTGACTGAAGGTGAAATTTATCTGCACGATCTCGATGACCGCGCCAGCGCAAAGGCAGTCTTCCAGCAGTTTCTCCGGCTTTACCCCAAAAACTCTCTGGCCGAGCAAGCACGCCAGGAGCTGAGCAACATCCACAAACAGGAAATTGCTGCCAAGCACAGGAAACCAACCTCGGCGCAGGCGAAACAATCGCCCGGAGCAAAGCCGCTCGAAAAACCGCCATCAACTCCTGAGGCAGAAAACGCCTCTGTACGGAGCACAGGAGACCTTTCCAGGCCCCAGCCTGCTGCTGCAACCGATTCCCGGCGCGCACAGGAACCAGCAGAGGGGCCCAGGCTCAGTGACGCCGCCATGAATGCGCCTCCGCCACCGCCGCGCAAGGGCAGGCTGCCTCTTGTTACCGGTATCCGCCACTGGTCGACCCCTGTCTACACAAGGGTCGCAATTGACCTACAGGATGAGGTGCAATACGAGGCGTCGCGTGTGCCGGACCCGGACCGCATCTTCTTTGATCTGCATGGGGCCCGGCTGGCTCCGGAGCTGGTCGGCAAGTCCGTTGAGGTCACCGATGACGGATTTCTGAAGCGCGTCCGCGCTGCGCAGTTTTCCAATGACGTCACGCGCATTGTGCTTGACGTCAGCGACGTCAGCGAATACTCGGCCTTTCTGCTGCCCAATCCCTGGCGCCTGATTATTGACGTCCACGGCAAAAAACCAGGGACCGCGCCGCTGGCCGCCTCGGCACAGCCGGCTCAGAACTCCCCCTCCGGCCAGCCCTCTCGCACAGAGGAACATCCTCCCGCTCCGCAAATCGCAGCCCAGAAGAAGCCCCTCCCCTCGCCCTCTCAGCCTGCGCCTTCAACGCCAGTACAACAGCAGGACAGCTCTTCGGCAAAAGACATTGCTGCACTGGACCGGCAGCCAAATCGCGTCAAGGCCACCAGACATCCTACGACAGCACCGGTCGTGCAGACGGTTGCAGGTACAAAGCCGGAAGAGCAGCCCAATGAATGGGAAGCCCTGCGCAACACTCCGCCTCCACAACCTGCGAAAAGGAGCGGCAAAGCCACGCGCACGGCCGATGCCAATGCCTTACCTGCGCACGAAGCCCAACCCACGGCCACCGGAGAGCGCTCCATGGTGCGTGCCCTGGGCCTGAAGATCGGTCGCATTGTCGTCGACGCCGGACACGGCGGACACGATTCCGGAACGCTCGGCCCCGGCGGCATTGAAGAGAAGGACGTCGTGCTCGATGTGGCCCTCCGCCTGGGAAAACTGCTCCGGCAGCGCCTGGGGGCTGATGTGATCTACACGCGCGACGATGACACGTTCATTCCGCTCGAAACGCGCACTGCAATTGCCAACAAGGCACAGGCCGACCTGTTTATCTCTGTCCACGCCAACTCCAGCCAGGACCCTTCAGCACGCGGCGTGGAGACCTATTATCTCAACTTCACGACCTCTGCTGACGCGCTTGAGGTAGCGGCCCGCGAAAATGCCGTCTCTGACCAATCCATTCACCAGCTCTCTGACCTGGTAAAAAAGATCGCCCTCCAGGACAAGATCAGCGAATCGCGCGAATTTGCTACGGACGTGCAAGAAAGCCTCTTTGCCGGGCTGCAGAGCGGCAATCCTGGATTGAAAGACCGCGGTGTGAAAAAGGCGCCGTTTGTGGTCCTGATTGGCGCAAACATGCCTTCGATCCTGGCGGAAATCTCCTTCCTCACCAATCCCGACGACGCCCGCGAACTGCGCGACCCGGAGTATCGCCAGCGCATCGCTGAATCGCTTTATCGAGGAGTGGCCCGCTACGTCAGCAGCCTGAGCGGTGTGCGCATCGCACAGAATGAATCGCATTCATCGGGAAACTGA
- the aceE gene encoding pyruvate dehydrogenase (acetyl-transferring), homodimeric type has translation MATKLASPAQADILEEVAEWIEAFDQVVVDEGPEQAAELLDALRQRAREAGINSSSEIRTPYLNTIPKHDEVPYPGDRQMERRVEALIRWNAMAMVHAQNKKDAGIGGHISTYSSLATLLEVGFNHFFHASYGDQPGDFVYFQGHASPGVYARAYLEGRLNDDHLKNFRHELREKPGLSSYPHPWLMPDFWSFPTVSMGIGPLNAIYQARFMRYLENRGLIEKTPRKVWAFVGDGETDEVDTLGAITVASREKLDNLIFVINCNLQRLDGPVRGNKRIIDELEGVFRGAGWNVIKVIWGSDWDILFERDHKGLLLKRMEECVDGEYQAFKAKGGAYVRKEFFGKYPELLELVSDMTDEQLASLHRGGHDPVKIYNAYKRAVEHRGGPTVILAKTVKGYGLGTTEARNAAHQEKKLTDESLTTFVKRFDIPVPEEAAKHGTPYKPAEDAPEIQYMHERRKALGGYLPKREVPALHFKAPELDYFSEWTGGSKGRAVSTTMGFVSILRHLMKDPEIGKLMVPIVPDEGRTFGLESAIRQVGIYTPEGQKYKPHDLDMLLYYREEKDGQILEEGITEAGSMASFTAAGTAYANYRVPTIPFYMYYSMFGFQRVGDMIWAFADSRGKGFLMAGTAGRTTMLGEGLQHQDGHSHVLASTVPNCLSYDPAFVYEMAVILQDGLRRMYQENEQVFYYVTMYNEDYAMPEMPQGEGIREGIVRGIYKYKPAIKGKADAQLFGSGPILNEALRAQQILAEKYGVQTDVWSVTSYNELRRDALAVERWNRLHPAEAEKTPYILQALKGAKGPVIAASDYMKVVPDQLAPWLQDRLVSLGTDGFGRSDNREYLRRHFEVNAESIAAATLSKLARDGKFDAKKAQKAFEELGLDTEKVDAAKA, from the coding sequence ATGGCTACGAAACTGGCAAGTCCCGCGCAGGCGGACATTTTGGAAGAAGTTGCGGAGTGGATTGAGGCCTTCGATCAGGTAGTGGTTGATGAAGGCCCGGAACAAGCGGCGGAACTGCTGGATGCGCTCCGGCAGCGAGCGCGGGAAGCAGGTATCAATTCTTCCAGTGAAATCCGCACCCCCTACCTCAATACCATTCCCAAACATGATGAAGTGCCATACCCTGGCGACCGCCAGATGGAACGCCGCGTTGAGGCCCTGATCCGCTGGAACGCGATGGCCATGGTCCATGCGCAGAACAAAAAAGACGCCGGTATCGGCGGACACATCTCGACCTACTCCTCGCTGGCCACGCTGCTGGAGGTGGGTTTCAACCACTTCTTCCATGCCAGCTATGGCGACCAGCCGGGAGACTTTGTCTATTTTCAGGGACATGCTTCGCCAGGCGTGTACGCACGCGCTTATCTGGAAGGGCGTCTGAATGACGACCACCTGAAGAACTTCAGGCACGAACTGAGGGAAAAGCCGGGATTGTCTTCGTATCCGCACCCGTGGCTCATGCCGGACTTCTGGAGTTTCCCCACGGTCTCCATGGGGATTGGACCGCTGAATGCCATTTATCAGGCGCGATTCATGCGCTATCTGGAAAACCGCGGTCTGATTGAAAAGACGCCGCGCAAGGTATGGGCCTTTGTTGGCGATGGCGAAACAGACGAAGTCGACACGCTGGGCGCCATCACGGTCGCATCGCGTGAAAAGCTGGACAATCTCATCTTCGTCATCAACTGCAACCTCCAGCGGCTGGACGGACCTGTGCGCGGCAACAAGCGCATTATTGATGAGCTGGAAGGCGTCTTCCGCGGCGCCGGATGGAACGTGATCAAGGTCATCTGGGGATCAGACTGGGACATTCTGTTTGAGCGCGACCACAAGGGCCTGCTGCTGAAACGCATGGAAGAGTGCGTGGACGGGGAGTATCAGGCATTCAAGGCCAAGGGTGGCGCCTATGTGCGCAAGGAGTTCTTTGGCAAATATCCTGAACTGCTGGAACTGGTCAGTGACATGACCGATGAGCAACTGGCCAGCCTGCATCGCGGCGGGCATGATCCGGTGAAGATCTACAACGCCTACAAGCGTGCTGTGGAGCACCGGGGTGGTCCGACGGTGATTCTTGCTAAAACCGTAAAGGGATATGGTCTGGGTACGACAGAGGCGCGCAATGCCGCACACCAGGAGAAAAAGCTCACCGATGAGTCGTTGACAACGTTTGTGAAGCGCTTTGATATCCCGGTGCCGGAAGAGGCGGCCAAGCACGGTACTCCGTATAAGCCTGCGGAGGACGCTCCTGAGATCCAGTACATGCATGAGCGCCGCAAGGCCCTGGGCGGATATCTGCCGAAGCGGGAAGTTCCGGCATTGCACTTCAAGGCACCGGAGCTGGACTACTTCAGCGAGTGGACGGGCGGTTCCAAAGGTCGGGCCGTCTCCACAACGATGGGCTTTGTAAGCATTTTGCGTCACCTGATGAAGGACCCGGAAATTGGCAAGCTGATGGTGCCGATTGTTCCCGATGAGGGCCGTACCTTTGGCCTGGAGTCGGCCATCCGCCAGGTAGGCATTTACACGCCGGAGGGACAGAAATACAAGCCGCATGACTTGGACATGCTGCTTTACTACCGCGAGGAGAAGGACGGCCAGATCCTGGAAGAGGGCATCACGGAGGCGGGTTCGATGGCCTCTTTCACCGCGGCAGGAACGGCCTATGCCAACTACCGCGTCCCCACGATTCCGTTCTACATGTACTACTCGATGTTCGGTTTCCAGCGGGTCGGCGACATGATCTGGGCCTTTGCCGATTCCCGTGGCAAGGGGTTCCTGATGGCAGGCACCGCCGGACGCACGACCATGCTCGGTGAGGGACTGCAACACCAGGACGGGCACAGCCATGTGCTGGCCAGTACGGTCCCGAACTGCCTGAGCTATGATCCGGCCTTTGTTTATGAAATGGCCGTCATTCTGCAGGACGGGCTGCGCCGCATGTACCAGGAAAACGAGCAGGTCTTCTATTACGTCACCATGTATAACGAAGACTATGCCATGCCAGAGATGCCGCAGGGAGAGGGTATTCGTGAGGGCATTGTGCGCGGCATTTACAAGTACAAGCCGGCGATCAAGGGCAAAGCGGATGCGCAGCTTTTTGGCAGCGGTCCGATCCTGAATGAAGCCCTGCGCGCGCAGCAGATCCTGGCGGAAAAATATGGAGTGCAGACCGATGTGTGGAGCGTGACCAGCTACAATGAGCTTCGCCGCGATGCATTAGCAGTGGAGCGCTGGAACCGCCTGCATCCGGCCGAGGCGGAGAAAACGCCGTATATTCTGCAGGCCCTCAAGGGCGCGAAGGGCCCGGTGATTGCGGCCAGCGACTACATGAAGGTGGTCCCAGACCAGCTCGCTCCCTGGCTTCAAGACCGTCTGGTATCACTGGGCACAGATGGCTTTGGACGAAGTGACAACCGCGAATATCTACGCCGTCATTTCGAGGTCAATGCAGAGTCGATTGCCGCAGCCACGCTCTCCAAACTTGCGCGAGATGGAAAGTTCGACGCCAAAAAGGCACAGAAGGCGTTTGAGGAACTGGGTCTCGATACGGAAAAAGTGGACGCAGCCAAGGCGTAA